acatttttacaactgttgagttggaaaattgttatttatccTCATTATAATTCACTACTGATATCACTTTATTAACAACCATTAACAATTTTCCATCTTGACAGTTATAAAATATGTTATGACTAGATTTTTTGAAAGCTTTAATGTGGGGTAGTGAAAAGctttgggaggaaaaaaaaagtttgtcttATTTTGAACTCACCATAATAGCTCCAGAGGGATCAATCCACCAGTAATATTTGTTGGCTAAAACAGCTGCTGCTAAACCAATTGAATTAGTAATAACATCAAAAAAATGATCTTGCGCATATGCtctaacaattttgtttttaaatcttCGACAGTAAACCATGAGCACAAACTTCACAACTGTAACAGAAACCATAATCCCAATTACCCATTTCTCCTGTTCTTCATCCATTTCAGGGTGGGACTGTAATCAAGATTGTCATATAAAAGATGAAAGCAATATTAGTAATGAAACAGGCATCAAGTTAAACAAACTTAACTGTATCTAGACAAAAACAGTTTCCTACATCCAATATATAAATGACAGGAGACAACTATTCTCTCATAAAGTGGAATTTTGAACTGAAAAAAAGAGGTTCAAATCTAAAATCTATTGATTCCTGAGAAAACTGACTAAATACTGTCAGTAAatgaacattattttttattactgaTGGTCATAGTTGACAACATCCACATCAGACAGCATCACTACATTAGAGGGAGTAGGCTACATGTATCAAATGGATGTGTAAATCACTCCAAAAATTAGTGAGGAAAACAGGTATGAATTGTTGAAGTGTCAAAAAATGTCTACACCATTTAATTGAAGTGACCTACCATATAGCGTAGCATCTAAAATCATTAAAAGGAATCCATATAACATAGGAATAAATTGAGAAACTATCCTGGAATTTCTACCAAACTCTCTTCCCCTCCCCCCTCCTCTCTAAAGCAAATTTCTATAAAACtactaaatgatttttttctttctttgttagaCATGAATATCTGCCTAATTATAGAGAGGACAATAGCCATACATGCTCACATGTTGCATCCACTTACTCATATGagattgaagagaaaaaaaccATGCTTGGGCTATTACGAAGAAGTGATACATTTACTTGGTGCCTGAAACCAGTTGTAGACTGTCTAGGCAGCCTTTAACGGTAAACAGCCAATAAGATTGAAATTGCATACCTTACTCAATAATTGTTGAACAGACTCTAGCAAGATTTGCAATCCAAGAGTTGCCATTACCGATGCAAAAACAATGATACCCTGCATACTCAAGCTTGGTTAGTAAAGGCTTGTagtaattaaaacaaaagcaaactTTTAAGGAAAAATTTAAAAGGCCAAGACAGATGGTATGACTTTTCAGTCGCAGGTTTGCCTGTGTTATAAGGATTGCTGGCAAGCCTTAGGTCTACATAACAAAAAACATGTTCATTCTTGAACTTACAGTTCCAAAACTAAGCTGTCATTGATCTAACTCAGATGAACCTTTAAGTGTTTGACTGTTTTGTAACACATGCACGAAATATTGGATTGAAACAACTAGGAAGTTTGATGCCTTAAACCCCAAGGGGCGGGGGGGAGGGTAGCACAATAGGTTGGAGATCATGCCTTATGAAGAGTAGGTCTCTGGTTTGAATCACTTCTTAGACATAGTGCTGGGACTGAAATTCACTCATCCAAAAAATGAAAGTTTGATGCCTTACCACTGGCTGCATCCGTCTTTTTCCAATCGGATAGTGATACTGGTTTGGGTTTCTCATGGAATATGTGGTGAACCACAAAATAAACCCTGACAAGAGATCCAAGAGGGAATCCAAGGTAGATGCAATAACTGCCAATGATCTGCTCTCAATAGAAGCAAAAACCTTTGCTCCAAAAAGCACCAAATTAGCTATATTTGATGCATGAATTGCCATCCTCTCACTCCGAGCAAGCTGCTTCATTTCATCCTGATAAAGCAGTGTTCAATGCCACACAAGTATTCAGTTAAGAAAGGTATGTAGTAGTCAGAAGTATCATACTTTTGGTAAACATAAGTTCTTGAACCTTTCTATTGATCATGTTAATACTTGGTTCTAAGTCACTACTgatacaaaacacttttgactAGAATAGTagtaattcaaaaaatattgcctttattttgcaaaattgaattaaaaaaaatgcattccttTTGTTTTCCCACAAGTTAAAATCTGAGCAGGAACTACTTGTAAATATGCCCTCTTAAACTTGAGCTAGTTCAGAACTAACTTTTTGCCCAATTAGGAAGCCAACCATGTTTATATTAAGATTGTCCAAAACACATCGAACATTGAAACTTCATACAAAGTTACGGAgaataaacaaaacaaccatGTCAACCAACCTCTGTGAGACTTCCAGGACAACCACCTGTTTCAGTCATGGCCTCCATTTCGCTGAACCCTTCAAAGAGCTCTTTTTGCTTCTTATAGTACTCTGTAACCCTGGATCGTTTCCCTGAGATcaagaacaaaatgaaaaaaaaagtaaatcaaTGAACGAGATTAGTTGGGAGATTCTTCAGCAAGGCTCACAGACAGATGGAAATGACCCAAATTATCATTTATGAAgccatttttataaataaattaaacatcaGGCAAGAAAAGCATTAGGAAAAATTAAGAgcattaacaaattaatttcaAACTGCTGtcttaagaagaaaatattctCTTAAGGGCAGAAGAGCAATGCAAGCATATAGACTATAGTGATTCAACTGATATATGCAATACAAAACAAGTTGGAAATGATCTTTCTTCTAgcaataaaataatgaatatccAATCAGTTATTCATTTAAGGCTCTGCTACCTCAGGATCAGgctagccattcaaggctgaaAGCATTGGATACAATGGAAATCATACTTCTTTTTACAGCAATCTTAATGGCAATAATGTCACCGAGAGTttcttcattaaattaaataaactacCAATTTTGTATGCTTCTGTGGTAGATGAGACACAATTCCATTCTTAGACCATTTCGGATCAAAGGAAAATAGATTAGCATACTAGATGTAAACAACCTTGAAGATTGTTCACCAAGTTGAACTTTGtgacaaaaaattcaaagacaaaaaattttaacaactGGCATTTCTCATTTTCTGAGATAAACAAAAAGCTTGACTAGAAAAACCttgtcataactcataacaGGCCTTGCATCACTACTCTTTCTTCTCATTATTCCATCTTTACCAAATATGAGTAGAAAGTGCATCACTCTAAAATTGTATACCCTCTTTCTTAACTTTTgatcatataataataataataaaaataataataataataataataataataataataataataataataataataataattttttctggAAGGGTATATGTTTATGTATGCACTTTCCATTCCTAATATGTGTTTATTTTGTAATCAACTTTTACACAGCTGaatcaaacccaactcaaattCCAAGGGAATCTTGTTAATGACCTCATCTATGGATATTTAAAACTCACCTTAGATATTTTAAAGCCTGGACCGAATGGATAGTTTTAGCCACTATGGACCAGATGCTAGAGTTCAAATccaattgtttaaaaaaaattacaaaaaatggaAAGCATTTCTGGGAACATACTTGTTGATGTCAAACTAAGTCACCTGagctaaaatcaaaatcacattgaATGATACGGTACCAGCCATGGAAaggacaaaaaaagaagaatcacGTCTATACAAATATCATTGACAAATgaattaaaaagtgaaaatagctaaaattataCCAGCAATTATATGTGCAAAATCTATCTAGCACTCCCTTATTTGAAATTTCCATGAAAGGGAAGCATTTAAAGGAcctaaaaataatgaataacaAATAATGACATCATTTAGCAAACTCTAATATTTGGGCCAGAGGTTATTGTTGATGGTACAACTTTTCTTTGGGACTAGGAGGCAGGGGTGGGAGTTTTTCAGGGGAAACAAAAATGCCATGGCAACGTTAGTAGTTATTGATACAAGTCTTTTTGTAAAGCATAACAATTTACATGAACACAGTCACTTCCTTTAATTGTGAAGCTGTTTTCTGTGTGTCCCTTACCCGTTTGGTGAAACGGTTTCAAACCACACGTTTTcaaagtacaattttttaaattcgaTTTTTTTCAAGGTACAATTTTTCAAGCtacctagttttcaaaaaagctGAAAATTAAGCTGTATCAAACAGTCTATAAGTCTTTCAAATATATCATCTGCATCATAGAAAGCTTATCACTTTGTTAATTTTCttacttcaattcttttatgcCTCACCCCTATAATAAATTTCCAGTGATTTTGTATACAGTGGAAAGCCCCTCTAAATTAATCCTAGTTAATTTTATACAATTGTTCACTTTATATTTCTGGTCACACAAGCCATGTTTTCATAAGGGTTCTGCTATATCTGAGTTTTGACAATCATGGTGATAGTCCTCTATAGTGTATATGTATAATATgagtttcatcctcacattctTTGGTCTTCAATTTGCTATATCCGATTACCAAAAGTTTGTTTCATTTAGTGATAAACATATTAATAGCTCTACAGCCAATGATAACAAGGAACTAAGTTAGAAAGAGTTTGTTTGagatagaaacaaaaacacaaggCGATGAGAATGAAGAAGAGAAGGCTTACTAGCACGAAAAAGCTGTGGGAAAGTACTATGATGATGGTCATCATCATCTACGTTTTGCTGTGGCAGACAAAACTCCTTAATATTGAGTCTCCATGAAGATGTTGTCTGGCTTGACACTTTGGTACTTGTGTCAACTTCTGATGACCAAAAAGGCTCAATTCTGCCATTTTCACCTATCACAGTTCCACTCTCACCCATTAAATCTCTCTCAAAAACTCTCTTatttgtatttgagcattttcTGAACCAATAATGCCTTGCAAAGTTTCCTTATATATAGAGCACAAGCAACAACTACAACTACTGCTGCAAAGTTTGTAACTGCCCTTGCTTAATATGTGGAGGGACAGAGACAGATGAATCACAGTTTATACTTATACCATTTTGCATGGCATTATGTGGTTTAGGACAGAAAATCTAGGACCACAACTAACCTTTTTGGCCACAACTTTACCTCAACttggtgaaaagaaaaaaaaaagtggtgggTCCATATAGTGTTAAACAGCCAATTATAAtatgccatatatatatatatatatatataggatagTTGCAAGAAAGAATTTGGTCTTAGAATAGCTCTTTTGAACATCAAGAATTCTAAATACACACTAAATTAGTAAATTTCACAACATGTCGAATTTGAGTGGATGACACTTTCCATCCACTCCTGTTTACACAAACTCATCACTTTTTGTCAATTACTTACAATCGACTACATCAACATCATGAGATTTGGTGTGTTCATACCATTGTTGTTTAACGTTCAACAAATGTTAGCCACATTACATTAATTGTAATCGATAAAAACAAGTAACGTCTTTGTTTCATATTGGATTTGAACAAGTATACATTGTCTCCTCATTCAACAAGGTTACAAGGTCGTAGAAGCACTCAGCAACTGATATTAAGATTTAAGATGAGTACTATAAGGTAAAACTATTacctattaatttttttagcgATGTTTTTCTAACtaatagtcaatttatttttagttttatttttggggtTGTTTTCTTTATGCATGGTTGTCTTAccatcggtttttttttttttttttttctttaaaatttgacCTTTGCTTTTAATCATACGGCAATAATACTACCTTTTCAGGGATAGTAACTAGTAAATATAATATTACACATATAGAACCATTTTTTGattcataaattttaaaaaataataataaaaaaagtgtacagttattttatttttttagcaaaaagttaacaaactatataacatttctttttcttgatttttattcCATAATTGCTTTataatcacctttttttttgtttttttttttttggtggggtgGCTGATTCCAGAGTTTGCAACAATGAATTTTGAGCATCTTTGGATTTATATTCTGAATGTGGACCTCCTTATTGCCTCCTTTCATGTAAATAATATTCCTTTTGATCATGCGGTTATGGTACTACCTTTCCCAAATAGTTGATTTATATAATTCAATTCATATAGAAAAAAGTCTAGTTCAtcccctaaaaataaaaaaaataaatatctcCGTGTTGAATAATTTTACATAATAGATATAAGAACAAGATAGTAAAGAGCCAAGAACCCAAAGAAAGCATCAAAAGCCATTGTTATTGTTTATTACAAATCAAAGATTTAGTTAAATCTTAATTGACTTCTATCCTTTAATGACTTAATCATGCTAATTTGGAAAgtgaaatacaattttttttttccttgatttttattaaaaaaagctTTATGATcattggtttttaattttattttatgggttgTTTAAGTGACATATTACCCCACATGCCCCATATGTTGTTGATTCTAgaacttttattcttttctaGAATAATAAGTAGGTAGATTCCACAGCTTGCAGCAATGCATTTTTAGCAcctttgaatttttatgtttaatggaatggaattaatgGAACCGCCCCTCCTGCCTCTTTTCTTCTATGTAATATATTCCTTTTGATCATACGGCAATAGTATTATCTTTCTTGAATAACTTCATAAGggaaaaatgtatttttcacTTTCTTGCCCCTTCATGATTTAAAATATACCCATTTAGTCatgtctatttttatttttttatgtgactAATAGAATATAGATgcatcctctttttttttttgaaatgaaaacGTACGATAGAgaattaattttattcaatgTCACGACTTACAAAGAGAAATTAAGAGACAGGATGGACCATTCTTTAAACCAAACATTGGTTTAATTACTCATTCTATTTAGAAGCTAAATTAGCTCTAATACATATACTAGCTAGGAAcactaacaaaataaaaaagtctaaaacctaaagtttcgcatttattttttgctaatgatGACATTCTTATTTTCCGTAGAGCCACAAAAGAAGAGTGTTCTACTTTAATAACAATTTTGGAGAAgtatgaacaagcctttgggcATCAACTAAATCGTGAGAAAATTTCCCTCTTCTTCAGTCAAAATACTCCTCAAGCTATTTAAGATGATGTCAAAATTAGGTTTGGAGCAGAAATAATAAAGTAACATGAGAAGTATCTTAGACTACCATCTTTGGttggaaaaaataaacataatactTTCCATAAATTACTCGAGCGATTGAACAATAAATTGTCTAGATGGAAGGAAAAATTGTTATCCAATGTCAGAAATGAGATTCTTATAAAGACTGTTGCACAGGCAGTTCCAACATACACTATGAGTGTTTTTAAATTACCTAATACTCTTTGCAATGAAATGATGAGCATGGTGCGTCGCTTTTGGTGGGGTCAAgctaatggaaaaaaaaagatggcaTTGCTAAGCTAGGATAAGATGTGTATGCCTAAAGAGGAAGGAGGCTTGGGGTTTCATGATTTAAAGGTTTTCAACTTAGCATTATTAGCAAAGCAAGGATGGAGACTTCAGAATGAATCAAACTCTTTAGTGCACAAGGTCTTCAAAGCTCATTATTTTCTAGATGGGGATTTCTTATCAGCTTAATTAATGGGCAATCGCCCTTCCTATGCATGGCGAAGCATCATGGCGGCACAATATATTGTTCAACAAGGCTTCCGGTGGCAGGTGGAGAACGGCCAAGCCATCACCATAGTAAAGGATAAATGGATCCCCAAGCCCTCTACTTTCAAACTAACTTCTAGACATCCCGAAATACCCACAGATGCGAAGGTCTCTCTTCTCATTGATCCatgtactcgagcttggtagtTTGATATGATCCATCGATTTTTTTCCCCAGATGACACTAAAGCTATATTAAGCATCCCTTTAAGTACTAAACTGCCTGGCGACCGATTGGTGTGGGCCTATACACCAAAGGGTAATTTCATAGTTCGCAGAGCATATAGATTGGTAGTGGCTTCGAGAATAGGTAACACCTTTGGGGGAGCATCGAATGAAGAGAACggaaaaatattttggaagaCAATATGGAGGCTAAATATCCCAAACAAAGTTAAGTCCTTTGCATGGAAAGCATGAATAAGAATATATTGCCTACAAAGGCGAATCTATGTTGAAAGAAAGTTCTGGTTAATCCAGTTTGTGAGGCCTGTGACACTGGAATTGAAAATAGTGCACATCTCTTTTGGGAATGTGATAAGGCTTGTGAGGTCTGGCAACTTTTTGGACTCACATTTGATACCCATGGTTTGGTCTTCCATGAGTTTGTGGACTTGTTGTGGCACCTGAAATTTTCACAGCGTGTGGGGGATGATACTCTGGAATTACTACTCATGATAGCATGGAATATTTGGTATAACCGTAACCAGGTATGACATGGCAAAGCTTGACAACTTAGCATGGCAATATTACACAAAACACGAGTTTTGTTAGAAGAATTTCAAATAGCCAACTTCAGTATGCCTCACTTTGTGTCCGACGAGGTGACCCACTAGGTGGCTTCGCTTAGTCCTAGGTATAAGGTTAGTGTCGATAGTGCAACTTTTAGTAATTCTCAGTCATCCGGAAAGGGGTTATTATTCGGGACATTGTAGGTCAAGTGGAAGCAGCTATGTCTAAAAGGCTCCTTATTTCTTTGGGAACTTTGGAATCCAAAGCCAAAGCATTAGAGGAGGGAGTCCTCTTTGCTGGGATGTGGGGGTAAGGGAGGTAGTCTTTAAAAGTGACTCAAAGATAATCATTGATGCTTTACGGGAAATCAGTGAAGCACTTACTACAATTTGCAATATCATTAAGGGGATTCAGCAAAAGCTACAAGACTTCAAAAGCATGCAAGTGAACCATGTCAAGCTGGAAGGCAATCGTCTAGCACACAACTTGGCACAACATGCCAATGATGTTTTTCACTATGTAACTTAGATAGGGGAAAATCCTAATATGATTGAGTCTTCTTAATAAAAGTTATAactttcttattaaaaaaaaaaaaaaaaagtttaaaactttCACATATCATTGAAACATTCTCTAGAATCCAAGCGAGTTCCAGAGGATATGTCTAGTTCGAAGTCAGTATATTGCCATAAGCTCACTGCAAGTACGTACATTGATTCAACAACTATATCTCTGAAAATCCACActctaaacataaaaataaagcttCAAACATTCAACTCTTCGAGGGATCAAAACCGAACTGACCCTATATTTATGGggctaaaacccaaaaaaaaaaaaaaaaaaaaaaaccaagtagCAAATAGACgaaaatatacaaatatattaaattattatattttaaaatttgaaatatcaaAATTGAACGATTTACAATTGAGGgacaaaaatcaaataaaccctATATTCGAAGGacaaaaaatcacaaattaccatttatttatatagaaaaacaatttctactcatccattaaaagaaaaaccttttttttttggataattaatatagaaaaaaacctaatgaattgattttattgaaaaatttatttatggtcatggttttttttttaattacttataTTTATCCTATAAGCagggacaaagtttagctaaattcgtagctaaattttgttgttatttatatttgttttgggtaaCTAGTGGTTGATTCCAGAACTTGTTGCAACATATTTTAAGCATCTTTGAATTTGTATATGCTATTAATGTGAGGCTTCCTGCCTCCTTTTTCTTGCAATTTAAATTCCTTTTactattgtttattttatgCATCCTCCGATTGTGTcgattttttattagatttagTAATGGGTGAAAGTGAAACCTTTTTCTAGGGACCAACATAAGatattaaagattaaagaaaagCATCTTTGTATATCATACTCAATTTTAGTTTGATTGTGTCATAAAATAATAGCTATATTTCTTGTATTGTTGGCATCTCACGATCATTTTTATGCAAAATGAACGGAACTACGTCAGTCATTATCTTACACGCTTTGTACACACAGCATCGAATGGTGATGAAACCAACAACTACCTAAATAACTTCAGTCAAATATTCAAAAACAGGAAAGGTTGAttatatttgtttgtaatttCCAATGGGAACAAAGTTCTCACGACTCCAACAATGGCTTTATTAGGTTGTTTCTCACAAGTTTCCAATGGCAACAAAATTGCTTTGACCCAAGGATGATGGCATCATTAGCTTGGCTCCTAATCCAGAGCCTGTGTTAATGTAATATTTTAGTGTCGTGACTCCTGAACCTTAACTCTAATACCATTAATCATGATTAGAGGATGTGATACTTACATATGCACTTTATTCTAGACAGGTAAAACGCATATAATTAGATCTCCTTGTAACCATCTATATAGCTAAGAAGCCTAAGATTGAGATCAATTTAGACTCAATTCTCGTCAATGCAACATCTTCACATCTCCAATCCATTCACAAAATCTAGGCACAATCCGGAAAATTACAGAAGTATTgaataagaaaaaaacttcAACAATAGCTAATTATTAAGCATGGCATATGGCTGTAGTTTTAGTGAAAATCTTGGCAACTACACAAGAAAGTATGGTCGTACACCTTGTGGTTCAGATGAAGCATAAAATTTACTGTATAAGTTGGAGGCGTTTAGATGTGATACAATATAAGCATACATCAAAATATACCAATTTTAAGACATAATAGTGAATGGAGCTTTAGTTTTGCTGAGGCATGCTACTTTGAATGGTGACTCCATTGGAGACGCATGGATATTGATCTGAGTCTGAGTGTACAATTTCCTTTTACCAATTCCGCAGCtctgtagcattttttttttttttttttataaataatttaagagcCCAATagtcttttatttattgtttaaaagTGAAGCGATTTAGGTATCTAATGACTTAATGGTCCTAAAACTAAATGAAAGAAACATAGAGGAGATTTCAAGTTTTCGACAGTAAAAATTGGATCATATGAGAGAGCCAAGTCCTGGAAAATTTTGTTGATTATACGATAGTAATTCAAACTTATGGTGTTTACaacataataattatattttatcaaaaaactttactaattgagctacTAGAACCCACGTGACATGGATGAAACTTTGATAATGATAAAGAAAGACATCTAAGCAAAAATGGAAATATCGTGCAACAgatattcataaacaaagaaatCTTCCACCTTAGGGAAAAGTAGGGATTTAGTAAAGTGCAGCTAATATACTATACCTTGATCCTTATCTCACCTACATCACTAGGGAGGAAAAGccacttttaaatttttaatcgTTCAAACAAGattaaattatagaaatatcAGTTTGTTCACTTATACTTGCTCAAACATGGTCAACCCACTCGTCACCTTGGAGGATATATTAATGTAAATAAGATTTGATGGGGTATGTATTGTGGCATGCAAGGCATCTCTAACCAAATCAAGTGCTTTACTCTTTCAGATACATCCTACAATTAGCTAAACTTTTAAGTCTTATTCATGAAGAAAAGTGAGGACGACAAAAGTCCTATCCAGTCAAGGATGATAGCTTAAGGCAGTCAATTAGGTATCCAAGtaataagaaataagaaaataaagtgTTTTGGTGCAAAGGGAAATAAAATATATCAGAAAAGTTACATAATTAAGTAGCTTTTACAAAGGCAACTACGATTTTAATTTAAGACACTATCTCTAACAAGATATTTGCAAGTGCTTGGGATTAATAAGCTCAAGATATGAGTTCCTAATCACTGCATATGAGCCACTACTTCTAACAAAATATATGCAAGTGTTTGGGATTACTAAGAGATTAAAAATATGTCCAAAAATTACCTGATTAGAAATAGTCTTGCTAGTGATACAACAAACATTCACAATAATTCTAAATTAGCCTATTATCTCACACATGgactattaaaaaattttaaatcatagaTTATGACTCCATTATGTGTGAAGTGATAGGctaatttcaaaatattgtgaaactagtcgctaacccgtgcgatgcacgggaaaactattgaaaataagattttaaaaagaaaattttattaattttagtttatatcgaatatttatttatggtagtttaaaatattatttcaaatcttca
This genomic stretch from Quercus robur chromosome 4, dhQueRobu3.1, whole genome shotgun sequence harbors:
- the LOC126720380 gene encoding metal tolerance protein 9-like gives rise to the protein MGESGTVIGENGRIEPFWSSEVDTSTKVSSQTTSSWRLNIKEFCLPQQNVDDDDHHHSTFPQLFRARKRSRVTEYYKKQKELFEGFSEMEAMTETGGCPGSLTEDEMKQLARSERMAIHASNIANLVLFGAKVFASIESRSLAVIASTLDSLLDLLSGFILWFTTYSMRNPNQYHYPIGKRRMQPVGIIVFASVMATLGLQILLESVQQLLSKSHPEMDEEQEKWVIGIMVSVTVVKFVLMVYCRRFKNKIVRAYAQDHFFDVITNSIGLAAAVLANKYYWWIDPSGAIMIALYTINTWAKTVIENVCSLIGRTAPPDFLAKITYLIWNHHEEIKHIDTVRAYTFGSHYFVEVDIVLPEDMFLNKAHNIGETLQEKLELLPEVERAFVHIDFEFTHRPEHKAKL